One genomic window of Phoenix dactylifera cultivar Barhee BC4 chromosome 6, palm_55x_up_171113_PBpolish2nd_filt_p, whole genome shotgun sequence includes the following:
- the LOC103712796 gene encoding omega-amidase, chloroplastic: MRAGLGFLSSSAAFLATDLFPTSHLTLKPLLFPSPNSNRIPARRPPPPPTRRTLNAAFSAMASAYKPEEARVPPALQLPTPPVSKFKIALCQLAVTADKERNIAHARKAIEEAAGKGAKLVLLPEIWNSPYSNDSFPIYAEDIEAGGDASPSFSMLSEVARNLQITIVGGSIPERSGDCLYNTCCVFGADGKLKGKHRKIHLFDIDIPGKITFKESKTLTAGQHPTIVDTDVGRIGIGICYDIRFQELAMLYAARGAHLLCYPGAFNMTTGPLHWELLQRARAADNQLFVATCSPARDSSSGYVAWGHSTLVGPFGEVIATTEHEEAIIVDEIDYSLIELRRSNLPLQKQRRGDLYRLVDVQRLNSE, encoded by the exons TCCCCACTTCTCACCTCACTCTCAAACCTCTCCTCTTCCCTTCCCCCAATTCTAATCGGATCCCGGCGAggaggccgccgccgccgccgactCGCCGGACCCTCAACGCCGCCTTTTCCGCCATGGCGTCCGCCTACAAGCCCGAGGAAGCTAGGGTTCCGCCTGCCCTCCAGCTTCCCACTCCCCCGGTCTCCAAG TTTAAAATCGCTCTTTGCCAATTGGCGGTGACTGCGGACAAGGAGAGGAACATCGCCCACGCTCGCAAGGCGATCGAGGAGGCCGCCGGAAAGGGGGCAAAGCTCGTTCTCTTGCCT gaaatatggaatagtCCCTACTCCAATGATAGCTTTCCAATATATGCTGAGGATATTGAAGCTGGTGGTGATGCATCTCCCTCATTTTCAATGCTGTCAGAAGTTGCTCGGAATCTGCAGATTACAATTGTTGGTGGATCTATACCAGAACGCTCGGGTGATTGTTTGTACAACACATGTTGTGTCTTTGGTGCAGATGGGAAGCTCAAGGGAAAACACAGGAAG ATACATCTTTTTGACATTGATATTCCAGGAAAGATTACCTTCAAGGAATCGAAGACTCTTACTGCTGGGCAGCACCCTACCATTGTAGATACAG ATGTCGGACGTATTGGTATAGGTATATGTTATGACATCCGTTTTCAGGAACTAGCAATGTTATATGCAGCAAGAG GTGCTCATTTGCTGTGCTATCCTGGGGCATTTAACATGACTACTGGTCCATTGCATTGGGAATTGCTACAAAGGGCAAG GGCTGCTGATAATCAG TTATTTGTGGCTACTTGTTCCCCTGCTCGTGATAGTAGTTCTGGTTACGTTGCTTGGGGTCATTCCACACTCGTTGGACCT TTTGGAGAAGTGATTGCAACCACTGAGCATGAGGAGGCAATCATTGTAGACGAGATTGATTATTCGTTAATTGAGCTTAGAAG GTCAAACCTTCCACTTCAAAAGCAGCGCCGTGGGGATCTGTATCGGTTGGTAGATGTCCAGAGGCTGAATTCTGAGTAG
- the LOC103712787 gene encoding protein BIG GRAIN 1-like, whose protein sequence is MERWAKPPVRRGNDNPSFSSTLLDAIYRSIDEADGGAAREHFTGGAPDRRDASVPAAAKKQQSFFTDEWPAEGRRTAVVSEKAVTRLRKPENRPRFPVNSTSSSSDCSSYGGFSSSEAESVPRPSGLRPIRTGGLLYRSERARSNPAPPQPPAVGSPSAHHHQEKKKSGSIRSKFRDLRKAKAPASPGARLASFLNSLFTANGNSRKSKSAAAAYGGSGVRGGEESACSTATSYSRSCLSKTPSSRGRPAVAAAAGQGVKRSVRFYPVSVIVDEDCRPCGQKCLYEGDSAAVARRPPEAATIAKKRVEELLRGFEEEEEDEEASDSSSDLFELENLTAIGGRGYRDELPVYETTHLGTNRAISHGFFL, encoded by the coding sequence ATGGAGAGGTGGGCGAAGCCGCCGGTGCGGCGCGGCAACGATAACCCGTCCTTCTCCTCCACTCTCCTCGACGCCATCTACCGCTCCATCGACGAGGCCGACGGCGGAGCCGCGAGGGAGCACTTCACCGGCGGAGCACCCGACCGCCGAGACGCCTCCGTTCCCGCGGCAGCAAAGAAGCAGCAGAGCTTTTTCACCGACGAGTGGCCGGCGGAAGGGAGGAGGACCGCGGTGGTGAGCGAAAAGGCGGTGACACGACTTCGCAAGCCCGAAAACCGCCCCAGGTTCCCGGTGAACTCGACCTCCAGCTCCTCCGACTGCTCCAGTTACGGCGGGTTCTCGTCCTCCGAGGCAGAGTCGGTGCCCCGCCCTTCCGGGCTCCGGCCGATCCGGACCGGCGGTCTTCTTTACCGGTCTGAGAGGGCCCGGTCGAACCCCGCGCCTCCCCAGCCGCCAGCTGTAGGGTCGCCCTCGGCTCACCACCACCAGGAGAAGAAGAAGTCGGGCTCGATCCGGAGCAAGTTCCGGGATCTAAGGAAGGCCAAGGCGCCGGCATCCCCTGGAGCCCGCCTCGCCAGCTTCCTCAACTCCCTCTTCACCGCCAACGGCAACTCGAGGAAGTCCAAATCCGCCGCTGCCGCTTACGGCGGCAGCGGCGTGAGAGGAGGGGAGGAGTCGGCGTGTTCGACGGCAACATCGTACTCGCGGTCGTGCCTGAGCAAGACGCCGTCGTCGAGGGGGCGgccggcggtggcggcggcggccggCCAGGGTGTGAAGAGGTCTGTGAGGTTCTACCCGGTGAGCGTGATCGTGGACGAGGACTGCCGGCCGTGCGGGCAGAAGTGCCTGTACGAAGGGGATTCGGCGGCGGTGGCGCGGCGGCCGCCTGAGGCAGCGACGATTGCGAAGAAGAGGGTGGAGGAGCTTCTCCGAGGGtttgaggaagaggaggaggacgaggaggcGAGCGATTCGAGCTCAGATCTGTTCGAGTTGGAGAACCTGACGGCGATCGGAGGGCGAGGATACAGGGATGAACTTCCGGTGTACGAGACCACTCATCTTGGCACTAATCGCGCCATTTCCCACGGTTTCTTcttgtaa